In Leptolyngbya sp. CCY15150, the DNA window ATCCCAGATGTGGGCAGGAAAAACTTGCTCGAAAAGCTGCTGACCAGTAGCTGTGAGTCGCACAATGACGCTGCGGCGGTTGTCTGGAGGAGTTTCTCTTGTGACCAGGCCTTTTCGTTCGAGGCGGTCAACAACTCCGGTCAGGGTACCCTTCGTAATCAATGTTTTTTCACCAATGTCTCCCATGCTCATGCCCGGGGTGTTACCTAGGGTAGCGACGACATCAAACTGGGCCGGAGTTAGATCATACTGTCGCACAAAGGTTTCAGAATAGCTCGAAAAGGCTTGATAAGCTCTGACAAGCGCCCTAACGGTGGCAAGACTTGGCTCTGAAGTGACAGCTTGGGAGGTACTGGGGAAAGA includes these proteins:
- a CDS encoding MarR family transcriptional regulator, giving the protein MSFPSTSQAVTSEPSLATVRALVRAYQAFSSYSETFVRQYDLTPAQFDVVATLGNTPGMSMGDIGEKTLITKGTLTGVVDRLERKGLVTRETPPDNRRSVIVRLTATGQQLFEQVFPAHIWDIQQHLEPLDPSEMELLRVLLNRIQSLF